A part of Nodularia sp. LEGE 06071 genomic DNA contains:
- a CDS encoding CPBP family intramembrane glutamic endopeptidase, whose translation MTIKRLILFFVLTPIAILLSVSSLFGTLQEPQFQSRLELYQTNIALQAQAWQPEDSNDENLSAIQAAILGEKPLESATKQYQQVRQSVQTNLDKAQNQLAQSKTIPVPPKPLPDAPPETKVSLQEKQGKLQQSLQQLQKLQADLDLRLGILQAKQEKTDTAIKTWGELQQNSQINPEFRETAAVLSGIWSDPPQLLPNAQQLINKNLDGWFRSTSLIKLYELQQRQEALSTVIAEQQEAATQSVVQLALIATIPTVTALSGLILLVFLIGQRLLKGKAAILAQNADLPWSTPWGAETILQVFVVGFFFMGQLFVPVLVMLLPIPRPIVNVRLQALSVLVSYMMVASGALLVLYLSLKRFFPLPENWFRFRLQDRWFLWGFGGYCAALPIVVLVSLVNQQLWRGQGGSNPLLQLALESQDTVALGLFFFTAAIAAPIFEELLFRGFLLPSLTRYVPVWGSIILSSLLFAIAHLSLSEILPLTALGIVLGVVYTRSRNLLAPMLLHSLWNSGTLLSLFILGSGN comes from the coding sequence ATGACGATTAAGCGGTTGATTTTATTTTTTGTCCTAACGCCGATAGCAATCCTGTTGTCAGTTTCATCTTTATTTGGTACTTTGCAAGAGCCGCAATTCCAAAGTCGTCTGGAACTGTACCAAACTAATATTGCTCTACAAGCCCAAGCTTGGCAGCCAGAAGATAGTAATGACGAGAATTTGTCGGCTATTCAAGCAGCGATTCTGGGTGAGAAACCCCTAGAAAGTGCCACAAAGCAATATCAGCAGGTGCGTCAGTCAGTTCAAACTAATTTGGACAAAGCTCAAAACCAACTGGCTCAATCTAAAACTATTCCCGTACCCCCTAAACCTCTCCCAGATGCGCCCCCTGAGACTAAGGTTTCTCTTCAAGAAAAGCAGGGAAAGTTGCAGCAATCTCTCCAGCAACTGCAAAAATTACAGGCTGACTTAGATTTACGTTTAGGAATTTTACAAGCAAAGCAAGAAAAAACCGATACAGCCATAAAGACTTGGGGTGAATTACAGCAGAACTCCCAAATTAATCCAGAATTTCGGGAAACTGCGGCTGTGTTGAGTGGAATATGGAGTGATCCTCCTCAACTTCTACCTAATGCCCAACAGCTGATTAACAAAAATTTAGATGGTTGGTTTCGCTCTACTTCTTTAATTAAACTTTACGAACTTCAGCAACGACAAGAAGCTTTATCCACAGTTATAGCCGAACAACAAGAAGCTGCTACCCAATCGGTGGTGCAATTAGCCTTAATTGCCACAATTCCCACTGTAACAGCATTAAGTGGTCTGATATTGCTGGTTTTCTTGATTGGTCAGCGTTTGCTCAAGGGAAAAGCCGCTATATTGGCTCAAAATGCTGATTTACCTTGGTCAACGCCTTGGGGTGCGGAAACGATTTTACAGGTTTTTGTGGTGGGCTTTTTCTTTATGGGGCAACTGTTTGTGCCTGTTTTGGTGATGCTACTCCCCATCCCGCGCCCTATTGTGAATGTCCGACTTCAGGCTTTATCTGTTTTAGTCAGCTACATGATGGTGGCTTCAGGTGCGCTGTTGGTGCTTTATTTATCGCTCAAGCGCTTTTTTCCACTCCCAGAAAACTGGTTTCGCTTTCGTTTGCAGGATCGCTGGTTTTTATGGGGATTTGGGGGTTATTGCGCTGCTTTACCAATAGTGGTGCTGGTGTCGTTGGTGAATCAACAATTATGGCGAGGTCAGGGTGGTAGTAATCCCCTGTTGCAATTGGCGCTGGAAAGCCAAGATACTGTGGCTCTGGGGCTATTTTTCTTTACAGCTGCGATCGCTGCTCCGATTTTTGAAGAACTACTATTTCGCGGCTTTTTATTGCCTTCTCTGACTCGTTATGTCCCTGTTTGGGGATCAATTATTTTGAGTAGTTTGTTGTTTGCGATCGCTCACTTGAGTTTGTCGGAAATCCTTCCCCTGACAGCATTAGGGATTGTTTTGGGTGTAGTTTACACGCGATCGCGCAATCTCTTGGCTCCAATGCTGCTCCACAGTCTTTGGAATAGTGGCACCTTACTCAGTCTATTTATTTTAGGCAGCGGTAACTAA
- a CDS encoding uracil-DNA glycosylase, which produces MSSDIQLNLFDDTNSNPRDLIPTDAKIPITPGTYANMTELAQDCNQCHRCGLGDNRTHAVVGRGHLQAPIMLIGEAPGQNEDETGLPFVGRSGQLLEKILASVNLSTEQDIYIANINKCRPPENRTPNPDEMAACIPYLLEQIRLVDPKIILLTGATAVKGITGDKRGITKIRGQWLEWEGRLCMAIFHPSYLLRNPSKEVGKPKWLMWQDIQAVRAKLDEITMN; this is translated from the coding sequence ATGAGCAGCGACATCCAACTAAACCTCTTCGATGACACCAACTCGAACCCACGAGATTTAATCCCCACAGACGCAAAAATTCCCATTACACCTGGAACCTATGCCAATATGACCGAGTTGGCACAGGATTGTAATCAGTGCCATCGTTGTGGCTTGGGAGACAATCGGACTCATGCTGTGGTTGGGCGTGGTCATCTCCAAGCACCAATTATGTTAATAGGTGAAGCACCAGGTCAAAACGAAGATGAAACCGGTTTACCATTTGTAGGTAGATCAGGACAGTTACTAGAGAAAATATTAGCATCTGTGAATCTGAGTACCGAACAGGATATATATATTGCCAATATCAATAAATGTCGTCCACCAGAAAACCGCACCCCCAACCCTGATGAAATGGCGGCTTGCATACCCTACTTACTAGAACAAATTCGCCTTGTTGATCCGAAAATCATTTTACTCACAGGTGCAACTGCGGTCAAAGGGATAACTGGCGATAAGCGGGGAATTACAAAAATTCGCGGTCAGTGGTTGGAGTGGGAAGGGCGTTTATGTATGGCGATTTTTCACCCCTCTTACTTGTTGCGTAATCCTTCTAAAGAAGTTGGTAAGCCTAAATGGTTAATGTGGCAAGATATCCAAGCAGTACGTGCCAAGTTGGACGAAATCACTATGAACTAA
- a CDS encoding toxin-antitoxin system, antitoxin component, Xre family protein — translation MHTEDRLKQKLWEKISQMPPENILLVTDFIDSLDQPNSHRMLTLAAAKLSEPALQKVWDHPDDAEYDQL, via the coding sequence ATGCACACAGAAGATCGGTTAAAACAAAAGCTATGGGAAAAAATTAGCCAAATGCCTCCTGAAAACATTTTGCTAGTTACAGACTTTATAGACTCTTTAGATCAGCCTAATTCACACCGAATGCTCACTTTAGCAGCTGCAAAGCTTTCTGAGCCAGCTTTGCAAAAAGTCTGGGATCACCCTGATGATGCTGAATATGATCAACTATAG
- a CDS encoding Uma2 family endonuclease encodes MVAIPQKPPKMTVQEYLEWEPQQDIRYEYVNGKIFAMTGGTIPHNDIALNLYTALRPHLRSRGCRVNVSDVKVQVTPNSLYYYPDLIVSCDPQDLKAHKFIEYPRIIVEVLSPGTSAKDRGEKLSDYLKMPTLQEYLLIDSEKISVERYSRGEGRMWLYYPYIAGDIITLSSIEFECPIELLYENVVFATKE; translated from the coding sequence ATGGTAGCTATTCCTCAAAAACCCCCAAAAATGACCGTCCAGGAATATCTGGAATGGGAACCCCAACAGGATATTCGCTATGAATATGTCAACGGCAAAATTTTTGCCATGACAGGCGGGACAATTCCTCACAATGATATTGCTCTTAATCTTTATACTGCTTTACGCCCTCATCTACGCTCCAGAGGTTGTCGAGTCAATGTTTCAGATGTGAAGGTGCAAGTCACTCCCAACAGTCTTTACTATTATCCTGATTTGATTGTCAGTTGTGATCCTCAAGACCTTAAAGCTCACAAATTTATTGAATATCCTCGGATAATTGTCGAAGTTCTTTCCCCAGGAACTAGCGCCAAAGATAGAGGTGAAAAACTATCTGATTATTTGAAGATGCCTACTTTACAAGAGTATCTGCTGATTGACTCTGAAAAAATTTCTGTTGAGCGTTACTCACGGGGTGAAGGTAGAATGTGGCTTTATTATCCCTATATAGCAGGAGATATTATTACTCTATCAAGTATTGAATTTGAGTGTCCTATTGAACTCCTCTATGAAAATGTTGTATTTGCAACTAAAGAATAA
- the pyrF gene encoding orotidine-5'-phosphate decarboxylase: MIYPERSRRANDQIIVPLDVPDLQSAIALVDQLPQVNFWKVGLELFTSSGPTILEVLKSRQKRIFLDLKFHDIPNTVAGACRSAASYGVDLLTIHATAGRDALKAATEAVQVGAMQAGVKPPQLIAITLLTSISSRQLAFDLKIPLELPEYALEMALMAQECGLNGAVCSPQEVAQLRQTCGDDFLLVCPGVRPSWAEKGDQKRSLTPAQAIKAGANYLVIGRPITAAAEPELAWKKIVEELTTVG; encoded by the coding sequence ATGATTTATCCTGAGCGTAGCCGAAGGGCTAATGACCAAATAATTGTGCCTTTGGATGTGCCTGATTTACAAAGTGCGATCGCTCTTGTAGATCAATTGCCCCAAGTAAATTTCTGGAAAGTGGGTTTAGAATTATTTACTAGTTCTGGCCCCACAATCCTGGAAGTTTTAAAATCCCGGCAAAAACGCATATTTTTAGATTTGAAGTTTCACGATATCCCCAATACTGTGGCTGGGGCTTGTCGTAGTGCTGCAAGTTACGGGGTGGATTTACTGACGATTCACGCCACGGCTGGCAGAGATGCCCTGAAAGCGGCAACTGAGGCGGTACAGGTGGGAGCAATGCAAGCCGGGGTTAAACCACCGCAATTAATTGCCATTACCCTACTGACGAGTATTTCTTCCAGACAGCTGGCGTTTGATTTAAAAATTCCCCTGGAATTACCAGAATATGCTTTGGAAATGGCACTGATGGCGCAGGAATGCGGGTTGAATGGGGCTGTTTGTTCACCCCAGGAGGTCGCACAGTTACGACAAACTTGTGGAGATGACTTTTTGCTGGTTTGTCCAGGTGTCCGTCCCAGTTGGGCAGAGAAGGGAGATCAAAAGCGATCGCTTACCCCCGCCCAAGCTATCAAAGCAGGTGCAAATTACCTCGTAATTGGTCGTCCCATCACTGCCGCTGCTGAACCTGAGTTAGCCTGGAAAAAGATTGTTGAGGAGTTAACGACAGTGGGATGA
- the tyrS gene encoding tyrosine--tRNA ligase, which produces MTQNFSWLHRGIVEIFPQPIDADSETESLEKRLVTTNRPLRIKLGIDPTGSDIHLGHSIPVRKLRAFQDAGHTAVLIIGDFTARIGDPTGKSEVRRQLTEADVAQNAQTYLEQVRPILDFDTPGRLEVRYNSEWLSHLDLGKILELLSTMTVGQMLAKEGFAERYKKENPIFIHEFLYPLMQGYDSVAVEADVELGGTDQKFNIAVGRDLQRHFGQKPQFGLLLPILIGTDGMQKMSKSLGNYVGLSEHPAQKYQKLQGVPDNLLSQYFELLTDFSLEKLPENPRDRQMLLAWEVVKQYNGETAANEAKEAAKSGGKEGAVPEFSLAEVSEFPVKLAYLLNVTGLCKSTGEGKRKIQEGGVRLDGDRMIDIDTTFEQASELHGRVLQVGKNKFVRLVNK; this is translated from the coding sequence ATGACGCAAAATTTTTCTTGGCTACATCGTGGAATAGTAGAAATTTTTCCCCAACCAATTGATGCTGATAGTGAAACTGAAAGTTTAGAGAAACGCTTGGTAACTACGAACCGACCTTTAAGGATCAAATTGGGAATTGACCCGACAGGATCTGATATTCATCTTGGTCATAGCATACCAGTACGCAAACTGCGAGCGTTTCAAGATGCTGGTCATACAGCAGTTCTCATTATTGGTGATTTTACAGCTCGTATTGGCGATCCTACAGGTAAATCTGAGGTGCGTCGTCAGCTAACAGAGGCAGATGTGGCACAAAATGCTCAAACGTATCTTGAGCAAGTGCGCCCTATTTTGGATTTTGACACACCAGGACGGTTGGAGGTGCGTTATAACTCGGAATGGCTTTCCCATCTGGATTTAGGGAAGATTCTAGAGTTACTTTCTACGATGACGGTGGGGCAGATGTTAGCCAAAGAGGGATTTGCTGAACGTTATAAAAAAGAGAATCCTATTTTCATCCATGAGTTCCTATATCCATTGATGCAGGGCTATGATTCTGTGGCTGTTGAGGCAGATGTGGAGTTGGGGGGAACTGATCAAAAGTTTAACATTGCTGTGGGGCGAGATTTGCAACGCCATTTTGGACAAAAGCCCCAATTTGGGTTGCTGTTACCGATTTTAATTGGTACAGATGGGATGCAAAAAATGTCTAAGTCTCTCGGTAATTATGTGGGGTTGTCAGAACACCCTGCCCAAAAATATCAGAAGTTACAAGGTGTTCCCGATAATTTGCTGTCTCAGTATTTTGAACTGTTGACGGATTTCAGTTTGGAAAAATTGCCAGAAAATCCCCGCGATCGCCAAATGCTTTTAGCATGGGAAGTGGTGAAACAGTACAACGGCGAAACAGCAGCTAATGAGGCTAAGGAAGCGGCAAAAAGCGGCGGTAAGGAAGGTGCTGTTCCCGAATTTTCTCTGGCTGAGGTGTCAGAGTTTCCGGTGAAGTTAGCGTATCTTCTCAATGTGACTGGTTTGTGCAAAAGTACAGGGGAAGGTAAACGGAAAATTCAAGAGGGTGGGGTGCGTCTAGATGGCGATCGCATGATTGATATTGATACCACTTTTGAGCAGGCTAGTGAATTACACGGACGTGTGCTGCAAGTTGGTAAAAATAAGTTTGTCCGACTTGTGAATAAATAA